The following are encoded together in the Phaseolus vulgaris cultivar G19833 chromosome 9, P. vulgaris v2.0, whole genome shotgun sequence genome:
- the LOC137820696 gene encoding sucrose nonfermenting 4-like protein isoform X5, translating to MDSSRDAGVVAGTVLIPMRFVWPYGGRSVFLCGSFTRWSELLPMSPVEGCPTVFQVIYNLPPGYHQYKFFVDGEWRHDEHQAYVPGEYGMVNTAFLPTDSNYMPVLNPDAPGNSMDVDNEAFRRVVRVTDGTFSEGLPRISDADVQISRQRISAFLSSHTAYELLPESGKVVALDVDLPVKQAFHILHEQGIFMAPLWDLCKGQFVGVLSALDFILILRELGNRGSNLTEEELETHSISAWKEGKSYLNRQNNGNGTVFSTRFIHSGPYDNLKDIAVKILQKEVSTVPIIHYSSEQASFLQLLHLASLSGILKCLCRYFRHCSSSLPVLQFPISAIPVGTWVPKIGESNRQPLAMLRPTASLASALNLLVQAQVSSIPIVDDNDSLLDIYCRSDITALAKNRAYTHINLDEMTVHQALQLGQDAYSPYELRSQRCQMCLRSDSLHKVMERLANPGFC from the exons ATGGATTCTTCAAGGGATGCGGGTGTTGTAGCAGGGACAGTGCTAATTCCCATGCGTTTTGTGTGGCCATATGGAGGAAGGAGTGTGTTTCTCTGCGGTTCTTTCACACG GTGGTCTGAGCTTCTACCGATGTCGCCAGTGGAAGGTTGTCCAACAGTGTTTCAAGTTATTTATAATTTGCCACCCGGTTACCATCAG TACAAGTTTTTTGTTGATGGAGAATGGCGGCATGATGAACATCAAGCTTACGTACCAGGAGAGTATGGGATGGTCAACACTGCCTTCTTGCCAACTGATTCCAACTACATGCCTGTTTTGAATCCAGATGCACCTGGAAATAGCATGGATGTGGATAATGAGGCTTTTCGCCGAGTG GTCCGGGTGACTGATGGTACCTTCAGTGAGGGGCTGCCAAGAATATCAGATGCAGATGTACAAATATCCCGTCAGCGTATTTCTGCATTTCTGTCTTCCCACACTGCTTATGAATTACTTCCCGAGTCAGGCAAG GTTGTTGCTTTGGATGTTGATCTACCAGTAAAGCAGGCATTTCATATACTGCATGAGCAG GGAATTTTCATGGCTCCTCTTTGGGACTTGTGCAAGGGGCAATTTGTTGGTGTTCTTAGTGCtttggattttattttaattttaagagag CTGGGGAATCGTGGGTCCAATCTGACAGAGGAAGAGCTTGAAACACATTCCATATCAGCTTGGAAAGAAGGAAAGTCTTATCTAAATAGGCAGAACAATGGAAATGGAACTGTGTTTTCCACACGTTTTATCCAT TCAGGTCCATATGACAATCTGAAAGATATTGCTGTGAAAATCCTCCAAAAGGAGGTTTCAACTGTTCCTATTATCCATTATTCTTCTGAACAGGCTTCATTTCTGCAGTTACTACATCTTGCTTCACTTTCAGGAATACTTAAAT GCCTTTGTAGGTATTTTAGGCACTGCTCTAGTTCCTTGCCTGTACTTCAATTTCCAATCTCTGCAATACCTGTGGGCACGTGGGTACCCAAAATCGGGGAATCAAATCGGCAGCCTCTAGCAATGTTGAGACCAACCGCTTCTCTTGCTTCAGCCCTAAATTTATTAGTTCAAG CCCAAGTAAGCTCAATACCTATAGTTGATGATAATGACTCATTACTGGATATATATTGTCGGAG TGACATAACAGCTTTGGCGAAGAACAGAGCATATACACATATTAATCTTGATGAAATGACTGTTCATCAG GCTTTGCAGTTGGGCCAGGACGCATATAGTCCCTATGAGCTTAGAAGTCAAAGATGTCAGATGTGTTTGCGTTCTGATTCTCTGCATAAAGTGATGGAACGCTTGGCAAATCCAG GATTTTGTTGA